The Alnus glutinosa chromosome 1, dhAlnGlut1.1, whole genome shotgun sequence region CTTTGTGTATAGATCATTTCTCTAAAGAAAGAACTGAAAGGGACCCCAGATGGCAGATTCTCATTATCAACGGCATACCCACTTTCTCTAGTCACCTTATCATgaagatatatttatataaggTAATGATATGCTTAACTCAATTCTTGGTTGCGTGCACTCATCATGACTAATAATTTACAGCCACAATTATAGTGTAATCTTGAGATTAGTTGTCTGTAAAAAGTTTtgacttattatatatatatatatatatatatatatatatatatatatatagaatgctaaatactatatttttctcttataatTAACTAATAATATTGATGTGGCAATAATAACTTTTAAATTAATCTCTAATGGACATGTGAACATTAATAGGTGACTAGAGAATATCTAATTGACCTACATGTCCAAATATTTAATGGACACGTGGGTTCATTATGAGCTTTCTTACAATTGTTACCTATCAATTTAGATAGCAAATTGTTGAAGAtctcaaatcaaatttcatagAATACTAAACCAAAAGCGTGCAACTTTTGGAATTAGGAGTCAAACCCTACAAGACATTGTAGTTTTAATTagatttttataagaaaatatgtaaaagGCATATAATAGGTGAAGAAGGTCAGAAAATatcacccaattttttttttttaaaaaaataaatatatattttactttcagGCAGTAACAATGGAAAGCCCTTTCTAGTGCAGTAAGTTAGTAGTAGATTCAAATTGTGGCCATCCTGTTCTCTTAAGAATGTGATATTTGTGCCTAGAATCTTTTTCCATTCACAAAGTGATccactattttcttttcttcacatGCATCCTTTATGCTTAAAGCATTTTTGTTTGCTACCAATAAGATTGGCCAAAAGGCACATAAGTCCTGCGAggaatttatattaaaaatattttaaaatgatctCTAATGAGGATAAATTGAGCATGCTTATGAGATTGAATAAAACTGTAATATCTCTTCCAAAATCAACAAATATATTGGTCTATTGGTGTATAGGTTAATcttgttttaaaattttcaaccaGAAAATATGGTCCCATGGCGCATGATCTCCCTAGAATAAGAACAAACAGAAAGGTGATTGCGGAATCATTTTGGGTCAGAATTTCACACATATCTCAGAAGTTTCCTATATATTCATTTCCCATGCAGTTTTCAAATCAAAGAAggaatcattttttgaaatttctagAAAACTCGATCACCGATTTGGTTCTCTTTTTAATCAacttcttttgttttaaaattcacgaaaaacataaaacaataaaagattGCCTAGTAAACAGTTTTTCAAACTTATTTTTTCAGAAGATTATGGATGAAATAATCTCCTTATAAAGAGCATCAAAGTGATATTTATTGGAACAgtataaaataacatttttttttctccctttctaTCTCTGAACTGTTTATGAAAACAATCggagaataaaaatattttgatgtgacataaatgtaagGAGAATCTTCACTTACACTTTCGAAATATAAGTAATTTTGCAATTATAAACTcgaagtttaaaaatttataatattgatATCACATGTTTCAGctccttttaattttataaattattttaaatgcaccccccttttttttttaaaaaaaaaaaaagtgaaaattttggaaaccCACATTCAGTCTTTGCTTCTGGAGTGACCCACAGCCTGGAATAAGATTCTctatatttcaaatgaaattgatattattcattttttatggtcaagatttaaagtcTATGCATTTAATAGTATAcatgattttacattatttaaaattttaaaatatgtgtcaacattaacttcatatataacgttagatgcatcaactttaaattttgacatTTTCATGTGAAATGAAGATGATCATATTCCCCCACAACCACCCCTTGGGTCAccatgatttttaatttttaattttttttaaaaaaaggagcattttaacaaaaatatttgtgaaattAAAAAGGACTAAAACATGGTATACcaatattgcaaatttttaaattttgagattATGATTATAAAACGGATTATATTTCATAGGGTTTAGTGAGTTTTTCCAAAAtgtaaaaactatttttatgttttaagaaatatttttgtggtttgagttatttattaatgtatttccattgaaaacagaaaataaaatacaaaaagaaatttgatCTTCTTGTGTCACGACAGAAAAACTTTACataaaagataaattaaaaaaaaaaaaaaaaaaaacgaaaatgacaataaataaataaaacaagtaaataaagacAACACATACAGTGCATGAAGTAGCTAGCCAGTAGCAACTTCGCAAGAAGGCACAAACCCGAAGAAGTTCCAGTAGCAacacggagagagagagagagagagagagagagggggaccCCTGTTTGACCCCAGCCCCTGCTAATagcatctttctctctctatatataagaGCGACAACAATCTTAACCTAAAACCTATCAGCCCCGCTGATCAGGCGGATTCCATCATCTCTATCTGTTTGTTTTCCGAGAAAGCTTCGGAGGACGCAAGATTCTTCTGAAGGACCTCAGCTGCTCGCCGCCTTTACTAACAAGTGAGCAATCTCTTACAAGTTACAACTACGTGTCTACTTGTTTGATTTCCTTTGATTAGAAATGACCCTTGTTTTCATTGCTTAATTGCTTTCGAACTTGAAGCTGCTTGGAGAATCTGCCTGTTAAATTGAGCAACAATTCCGTTTATCGATCTAGGGTTTTATGTGCCTCTGCGTGTGTGTGATGAGAATTGGCGTTTTGAGCTGGGTTAACTAATTATGGGCTTTGTGTTTGATGTTGGTGGTATTGTCAAATTGCTGGATAATTATTCGTTTGTCCCTCAATTTTTCGTGATTTGGGGTTTGTTTTGCCGGTTGAACATAATTGACATGTTCTTAGCTAAGTTTCAGAAGCAAATCTTCACACGAGGtttgaagaaattaattttccaagATGGGATTAATATGTTGGATGTTATCAACCTGTTGCTTTGTTGAAGCATTACTTTATTGTAACATGCCTGATAAATACTCCAACGCACTGTTATTGTTACAATTTTGTTAAATGGTTGCTCTTTCACTCTAGCTGCGTGTCTTTGTGTACTGAGATGGTTATGACGATTACTGAGTAGTATTCTGGGGTTGAATCTTATAGGCGGCAAGGATGTCAACTCCTTCAAGGAAGAGGCTGATGAGGGATTTTAAGAGGTTGCAGCAAGATCCTCCTGCAGGCATCAGCGGTGCTCCTCAAGACAACAACATTATGCTTTGGAATGCCGTTATCTTTGGGTATGTTGCAAATGAAAACATAATTGTGTTTGCCTTGTTTCAccatattttcttttgcttgGTGAAGTATGTACTTTTTGTTTTGAACGTTCTGGATAGGTATGGATCTGATACAGTTGTACTTATGCCCTCCTTTTGTTGAATTGCAGGCCTGATGATACCCCATGGGATGGAGGTAAAgttaatttgattttaataGGACTTTATATCATGCTTTGACAGGGATAGGAAAaaccctctctctttttttctataACTCTTCAGCTACATGGAGTGTGTTCAATGATTCTATTGTTTGTTTTTAGTGAACCATCATATTTTGAGATCCTTGTCTAGTTGTTTGGTTGGATGAGATTTTCTTCCTTTGCATGTAATTTGATTTCCCATCGTTTTCAGGATTGATTTTGATAGTCCACTAGGTTCTGGTTTTAGCTATTTTTGTGAcgatttttattgtaattttatgATTAAAGAATGTCGATGATTGGTCTCTTGTAGATGATATGATGATACATGTTAGTTATGTTTGGCTTACTACACTACTTTATGTTAATAGTTCTGTGGAAAGTGGTAAACCACATCAAGCTTAAGTCATGCCAGAGTGAATTTTTTACTCTCTACCTCTTATTGTATTAATTCTATCCATCACCTTTCACATTCTACTTTGTGGTGGGCTTTGGGAGGTAATGAATGCTCATTTACAGTAGTATAATTATATCTCAACAAACCCTCTGATTCTAAGTTGAAATTTCAATTAATCCTGATAGATGAATGTCCTTTGGTGTTTCTCATGCAACACATagctctgtgtgtgtgtgtgtttcttaAATAGTGTCGTAGATATTTGTTTTTGACCTTTTCAATACTACAAATATgaacattaacaacaataaacgGCAAAAATGGTATTTGTATTATGCTTATTGTTTTTAGGCGTTGGAAAATTTTATCATTCATATGACTGCAGTTACCAATATAAAAGGTTGCTTTGGTTGCTTTATTTCTAGAATTCTTTACACTACTCTATGTTCATAATGATATCTTTAAGTCCTTCAGGTACGTTTAAATTGACGCTTCAGTTTACAGAGGATTATCCAAACAAGCCACCAACAGTACGCTTTGTCTCTCGAATGTTCCATCCAAATAGTGAGTTGACTGACTGGttaaaatcaacaatttcatattcCTGATATTACTGTTGTACACTCTGAATGTATAAAATCCATAAAATGTTTCCAATGATTACAATTTTCTCATTATATCTCCAGGGCTTGGCTTATTCTTTCTATTGTGTCAGTTTTTTGGTCCATGGATAGATATAGATGGGTTCTATGGGTTCATATTCAACAATTCCTGTGTGGTGATGTGCTttcattaaaaattgaatatatttttgcttCAGCTTTCTGTAAGGCTCTGTGATGCAAATAGCTATTGAGACTGAGTGGGAAACAAGGTCTTTGTTGGTTATGAAGCATATTTTCTTATCTTACTTTCGATTGTTAATTTATTGGATAGTCAAGCTCCTAAATTTATGTGAACTTAGTACCATTCTCATTCACTTGTCCAGTGTTGCATTCAGccctttgctttcttcacttttggtTTGCTTGATCACTCTTATATTCTCTTTCATGCATAACTTTGAAATGTTCACTGAGAGTTTTTGTTTGTGCACATTAATTTCACCATTTAGTTTCTAAGTTACTCTTTTGCCTTGCCCTTTTTTTCAGTTTATGCGGATGGAAGCATATGTTTGGACATTCTACAAAATCAATGGAGCCCTATTTACGACGTAGCAGCTATACTTACCTCTATCCAGGTATTAAATCAtctttaattgtttttagtCACTTCGGATTGTGAActttgaaaatgttttcattGTACATCAAGTTGGTCTTAAGTTGTGCTTGTACAAAATTAAGATGCCAGGCAAGAACAACTTAACATTTTCAGGTTTGAAAATTGTCATGATCATCTTTGATTTAGTGATGCTTATTGTCGAGTAAAACCCCCTCCCTATTCTTCCCCTTAATCTTGCTGATGCATTTAACTGCACTTCCGGACCCAAATTTTCTCTTCTATGCGTGTCTTGCCCCACTGACTTTAATGTTGGTCCTTCTTCATTGCATACCTTAAAATTTTAGCCGTGTTTGCCCAGCAAATGTCCATCCCTGCGGGCCAGACACTGTTTGCTCATGAATTACATGGTTATTTCTCCATGCTCCATAGCATACTTTTGGCTCATGATCAGCATCAGTAGTCTGAAATGTGATATTTTTGCATTGAAGGATGGTTCCTTCATTCTTCAGACATCCATACCACTTCCTAGATATCCTTCTTTCGATCATCTATAAATTTGCAAAGCAAAAAGAACTTGAGAAGCATTAACTTTTCTATTACTCAAGAATTTCTGATTTCACTAGTTCCTGATCCCTATATGGTGACTGCTGCATGGTCTGTAGTTGGTGATCCACCTCGCCATCCCCTagtataataaaatttgattgtgCTCTTTAGTATATTTCTTTATCTCATGGCATACATGCTTGCATATTCGTGTATGTTTATTGATAGAATGTGCAATGACATGTCTGTACCTTATAAAAAGAATCGACATATGTGAATATAGATATTACTCTGCTTCTTATTTTAAAGCGATTGTCATGTTTCTGGTTGCAGTCATTGCTCTGTGACCCAAACCCAAATTCTCCTGCTAATTCAGAAGCTGCACGGATGTTTAGTGAGAACAAACGTGAATACAATAGAAGAGTACGCGAGATTGTTGAGCAGAGTTGGACTGCTGATTAGTTGCTGTGGTCAGGTCCCACGGAACTTCAAAGAGATGTCCATGGCCTACGGCCCTGTTTAAATAACAATTGGACCCAACCATTGTGTTGTGAACTCCTTGACTGCGATTACTTGATATGTCTGCTTTGCTTATGTGTTCGCCTCTTTTCTCTGAACGTTTCTTAGATCTGATGCATGGCATTTTTCGTGGACTTCACACATGAAATTCctgctctctttctctcatttctTAAACTTGGGGAAACAAAACTATCACAGATGATAGATGAGctggaaataaataaaagaaaagaagggttGGCTGTAAAAGAACGACTCTTTGAAAAATAGTTATTGACAAATGGTTCCTGCAATGTTACTGAACCATAATATATAGCGCTCTGACAGGGTAGGTGAAATGCAAATACAAGCATCCTGATACCCATAATTATATTCCAAAACCCTATGTACATCTATTTTTCACAACAACTGAATTGAAGCAGAAAGAACAGCAGTATTAAGAACGTTTTACTGAAGCACTACATCTGTGTACTTAGGTTTCCACTACTGGTCCATCCTTCTTGAACTTGAATCGAGTACTGCAAATTCCAAAGAACGTCTTCTATCGAAGGGCGCTTGCTTGGATCTTTGCAGAGGCAGTTGAGGGTAATTCCTACTGTGGTCTTTAATGATTGATATGCAAAAGTTCCCTGAAAGGAAGGATCGGTTGCAGCCCGTAATTGTGATGCTGATTCTGCCAACCCAAACTCTAGCTGTGAAGAGAACCACCAATATGGAAGCCAATGAATTCCAGGTTCCTTTTCAATTTGAAAGTAcatgacaaaaacaaaatacgTAAATAGTTGTATGAATACCTGAAGCTTTAGGTCATTCACTTCACTGGCTGATGTTGTGAGTTGACCAGTTATAAACTCAAGTAGGATAACACCCAGCTGGTAAATATCTTCCTTTTCTGCAATTTCGCTGCTGCATGAATGGAGCCCTTGTAAGATTACGTGGGCGCTGTAGCAGAACAGTGAAACAAGAAGAGGAAGCAGAGAAGAGGGAATAATACCTGCCAAGATGATTATCTTGTCCTCTCAGAGGGTTCTCTGAACCTACCTGGAAAATTAAATTAGCAAAAATTAACAGAAACTCAAATATCATGTGCAAAAATGTTTATCCAGTAAAGTTTTAACCTTGAATGGCAAGGGAATATTATAGCTACTAATTTTCGCACTAAGGCTGTCATCCAACAAAACGTTATCCATCTTCAGATTATTTCCAAAAATGCCGGGTGCAATCCCTGTGTGCAAGAACTGGACACCCCTTGCGACACCGATGGTGATTGCCATTCTCTGTGGCCATTTCAACATCTCCTTTTTTCTCGAATCTGCCAtaccaattcaaaaaaaaaaaaaaggcagttCATTGAGAATTGACTGTTTGTTAAAGAGAAAAAGGTGGGTGGGGGGTTTGCCGTTGTCTTTACCCTTAAGATAATCTCTTAGCGATCCGTTTGGAACGTGTTCAAGAACAACAAAGACAGTGCTAGCTGTATTGGGGTGGTCCTGATAAGTGACAGTACAGTGTCCAAGGATGCTGACCAAATGCCGATGCCTCAGCTTCGATAAGACGTCCATGTGTTGCATCAAGCTTTGAGGCAAAAGCTTTTGCTTTAATTTCAGGCACTTCACCAGGACCAATGAGCCGTCTCTTAGCCAACCTTTATAGAGCTGTAAGTCACGGACAAAGTGCTTCAGATTGAAGAGAATAATTGAACTTTGGTGGGTTCCATCACATTAGGATATCATGCAAATCCCACAAACAGTTTGAAGAATCAAACGCCTTACCTGCCCTTGAGATCCTTCCCCAATCAAATTTGATTGGTCAAAGTTATCCGTGGCATCTTCTATCTCATCCAATGCGAAAACACGATATGGTGGGAGTCCTAGTGTTGCTACCCTCGTTGTATGGGTTACACGCCCtatgaaaaaatcaaatttattcattaCCTTATCGATATATTACACAATAtccaaaaaatctaaaaaagtttttttttttttttagcaagtGCTGATTGAGTAACTGATTTTGAACGGCAGTTGTATAATACTAATAATAGTATGCTAAATAGCATTTATCTTTTAAGTAATTACAGTTGTTCAAAAGCACTTAAGATAAgccattaaaaaagaaaaagaagctagAAAGAGTGTCTTACTTGCATCAATGTTTGATCTTGGGGAGCTACGAACTGGCACTATATCAGCAAAATGTCTGTCAAATTTGTTGTTTTCACCTCTCCTCCCTTCTGTCCGTCTGATAATGACCACAATCAGCAGCCCAAGAACCCCAGCAATGGCCACGACACCTCCAATGATACAGAGTATCAGGCCTAGGTTCATGCTGGACGACTCCTTGCTTTTGATTGGAGGCTTAACGGCCAATGCTTCTTTGTGGCAAAAAGTATATGGATGCTGATAATTTGGGTTCTCGCCGGACAAACAGTTCCATGAGAAGAATACCGTCCGGTTTGAAGACTTCGACGCCAGGCACGATGACAGTTTTCCTATCAAGAGGTTGTGCGACACATCTACAAGCTTAAGCTCATCATTGCATGATATATTCATAGGAAGAGCCCCGCTTAGTTGATTGTCGGCCAACCTAAGATACTGAATTGAAGGCAGAGAGAAGAGGAATGATGGGATCGGTCCAAGAAATTTGTTTGAGGAGATGTCAAACTGCTGGAGCTTCGCAAAGTTGTTGAGTTTTGAAGGaatctcagatctcaaagaatTGTTGCTCAATTGAATGCTTACAAGACTGTTGCTTAGTGAGGGAAACTCAGGTCCAAGATGGTTGTCACCCAAATCCAGCTCTTGAAGAAGTACTAGACTTTTAAGATCTGGAACACTCCCATTGAACAAATTACCAGTCAAAACCAGACTTGTCAGATTGCTCAGTGAAGCAATTGATGAAGGAATCTCtccataaataaaatttgagctaATATTTAGCACTTCAAGTGACCCTAACCGATTGATCTTGGCTGGTAAAGGACCCCACAATCCCAAGGAAACAAGTGACAAAACTTTCAAGTTTGAAAGCTTTGTTAGAACAGTAAAGAAAGAATCAATGGAGAAACTTTCAGATAGAGTTTGCTGAGAAACAGAGAATTTCCCAGAAGCTGGTTTTGCGCTGTTAGAAGGGGAGCTTTTGTTTCCGGCAATAGTTAACTCGGTCACACGATTGTTTGAGCAAACAATCTTGAGAGAAGGTGAGGGAGGGAGGTAACAGAAGCTGGTCCAATTTGTCCATCCCTGAAGAGCTTCAGGGTATTCAAGGAGCTTTTGAACTCGGAAAAGAAGTCGGGTTTCGCTTGGAGGCAGTTGCGCAATAGAAATTGGAGCATGCATAGCAAGAATGAGTGCTGGAAATAAGAAACAGAAAGAAACCCAGAAATTCTCCATTCTTTGGGAAGCTAAAGACTCAAATTCCAAGTCTatagaaagggaaaaaaaaattattgggttAATCATGCAAATGATATAATCTTCCCATGAAGAACCATAGCTGCAAGCACTATAACTGCAACCATTTTTCGTGGATAAAAATGGGCTTGATCTCAAAAGCTCATTAAGCAGAACAGTACAGGTGAATCTTTAATAAATTTCAGATGCATTCAAGAAATGATTATAAAAAGTAGCAATCAAAAAAGCTCATACTTAGTTTGCACATACACTCAAGGAAAAGGTTTTCTTGGGAAAGTATGGGGTCAAGATTTGATAAAGTGAGAAActttaaaacaaataatttacaaaaagggagagaaatcAGAGATCTGAAAGTGAGATTTCGAAGTAAAGAAATGAAGCCACCATGAAAACGCACTGCTGGAGTGCATGTGCACAGAAAATAGAGTGCATGGAAAGACACGTGAGCTAGATTGCTATCGGGTTTTCGATCAACACCGTACATCTCTCTTGATTCTAGTACCACAAAGTCAAAAGTCAACTCGGCTATGAAATTTTCAAAGTGAAATATGCCAACACCTCGATGCTGACCACGTTAATTATGGAAGACCCGCGAGTATCTCGAAGTCACGCGCCCCAGGCACGTGACTTGTGTGAAGGACagcctcttctttttttttgtgtgttcaTGAAACTGTCTACGAGGGTACTCAAAATACAATATATGACCAGAATGCCCTATGTCGATGTCAACTTTAAGCGCAACGGTCCCAGAGTTGTTTTCTGAAATTCCATAAACGGCCTTGTGTTTGTGACAGAGTGAGGTTGTGTCGGTGAGAGGTGTGATGATGAGAGCCGAGCCGAGAGGCAAAGCTGTTTACACACATACTTTAGTGACGTGTAACGTGTTAGTTGTACCTAATcctttctctttcatattttaCTTTGGCAGCTGCTCTTTCCAGCCCAGATGTTTGGTTTTTTCTTAATTGTAATCACCCATTTTGATCTCTGTACAGGAGACACGAGGCAGATTGTAAATATGATTTGAAAGGGCACTATAGTCTAATGAAGTGATTGAAGTGCATGGATTGCTGGTGCGACTCCACCCCAATCGAGATTATTTTAATGTGACTCTGCATAATTGGTTAAGAgatgtatataattatatattattctttggttttttatttttttattttttttatgatgtgaCATTGTCAATCTACATTTTGCTATATACCATACTACTATGCTAACATGACATTATTAATTTAACCTTAGATTagactttgttaaaaaaaaaaaaaactatgatgAATTGACAATAACACGGCAACATAGTAGAATAATAGTGTGGTATATAGTATTATTCttaaataattaagaatatATGGTTAATAACTCtaactattaattaattaaattgataaattagACATTTTACTTAACCATTTCACAAATTATAGACTGTCACATTAGTTTGTAAAAAGACTTGTAGTAAATACTAAATAATACGGCTAAAAGCCATACTTTTATCTCACAAATATCATAATCGGTTAATATGACAGTTTCAAtcggtacttattaaaaaaataaataaaaaatcaagagttgATTAGTACTGTCACGTCAGTATAATAGTATTGTGGTgagataaaatcataaaaatgtgatttttagcattGCTCTATAGTAAAAATTGTCCTACCTCTAGTAGTACTCTTATTTTGATTCTTTGGATTATTCCTATTCGTAGTTGTATTGGTGTCTACCTAATCTCTCTATCATGTGCATATGATTTGATATCGAAATACTTGGTATGGTTACAACAAGGGGCAGAAGACACTAAGACAGGCTTAACAGgcgatttttgttttgttcttataaatatattaaggatTCTAAGATGATAGGCAATGACATTTTATAGTAAAAAGTAAATATGCACATGGCATGCCTTGAAGTACCAAGTAGTCAGCTTGAAATGGGATTCATATCTTCTCGGTGTatagatttaatattttttttagaacaaatagGAACTTCATTCAATAACACTGACAAGAACAAAAATGATCCCACCAAATTGAAAATCTAGGGATAATGTtgttccctaaaaaaaaatatcactaACACGTATAGGGGTTTATTCCAACCaacaaagatttaaaaatttttgAGAGGCCTCTTAGCTAGAGTATCAGTTGCATTATTATAGCCACGTGGAATATAAGAAAATTTTACCGTCATGAGGCTTCACATTTCACTCTAATACATTCTAATAAATGGCCTATTCGAGAAAAAGAAGTTGCTCGGATTGGATTTTCTTCATTACTTGAGCTGCATCACCTTCGAACATAACATAAATTTAATATTGTGTAACTATTCAGCACCGTATTTCACACCAGTGTAATCAAAGGACATTGGCCCCGTCTAATTTTCTAACCAGTGATGAGATGCCAAACAGAAATGGGTTCAGGGTATAATGATAATTTCATTCAACCTAGAGCTCAATAAATGTTGTGTGGTTAGCAGGACCTTTCAATGGATCACAGACCGATCTAAATTCTGAAGCCTATTCAATTTGGATTTTGAGTACAAACATATGGTCAGTGTCTGTTATTGAATATCCATTTACTGCTGGACCAATCAGTCCCGCATCAAagtctcattttttttcttctttttcacctCTTCTTTTAGACCCtaaagtcctttttttttttcttttttttaccatATCATCTCTCATAAATCTTGAAACTAGATATGGACTTTACAATCCATTTTAAACGGCCCTTCTTGGGCAGCGCTCAAGAGCTAAAAACTATTTACTTGAATTTTACAGCTGCAAATTAAGCTTGGGTGAAATATACCTAAAATGATATTacaggaagaagaaggaagtaTATAGTAGAGACCATATCACATTGATACCTTAGGAGATCTTGCagacgaaaaaaaataaaaataaataaagaataaaaaatagagaaatgacaCTGGTGAAATCTCATTTACTCAAATTCGCTTCTCATCCTCTGCTGGCCACCTTTGTCTAATGATGCCGCCAATgtattattcaaattttttagtaGGGTAATTAGCAAAATATACCTTTATCTAATAAATTGATAGATAGCAGTTACATCCAAGTTTCTCTCAccctaattataaaaaaaaaaaaagaaaaaaaaaaaaagaaaaaagaaaaaagaaaaaagatgaataCTAGCTGAAGAAAGAAGTCAACCAACCCCCACCCAACCAATTCAATTTAGTTCCTTAGTCAGCAGAAACCAATCAGCCACAGATGCAAGAAAACACACAACCTCAGATCGAAGcgtaaagaataataatatacGCAAAACTTGAATCCATTCTTTAGTAGGGCTCTTGACTTCTTTGAAAAAGCATGACTTACACTTCAACCGTTCGCAAAATTGCCAAGCACAACTCCATGGTTGAAACACGTACCTGCTACATGCAAGCCCGAGACAATTAGCAACATGGATTATGATTCATATTCAAATAAAGAACTTGCTCCTAAACATTCAACCTTGAGTTCCAGCAACAATGAAACTGATCTAAACAAGAATCCATCCCAGAGCTGCATACTAATTAAAAGGAGAaagagaacaaaacaaaacccaaatatTTAAAAGATCATATGACCTAGAACAAGAAATGCCGAATGGCAATTCAATTGAGCTTAGCTGTAAAATGAAAAAGCCGCCAGAAC contains the following coding sequences:
- the LOC133868233 gene encoding ubiquitin-conjugating enzyme E2 2, which encodes MSTPSRKRLMRDFKRLQQDPPAGISGAPQDNNIMLWNAVIFGPDDTPWDGGTFKLTLQFTEDYPNKPPTVRFVSRMFHPNIYADGSICLDILQNQWSPIYDVAAILTSIQSLLCDPNPNSPANSEAARMFSENKREYNRRVREIVEQSWTAD
- the LOC133868171 gene encoding probable LRR receptor-like serine/threonine-protein kinase At1g14390 isoform X2, producing MINPIIFFSLSIDLEFESLASQRMENFWVSFCFLFPALILAMHAPISIAQLPPSETRLLFRVQKLLEYPEALQGWTNWTSFCYLPPSPSLKIVCSNNRVTELTIAGNKSSPSNSAKPASGKFSVSQQTLSESFSIDSFFTVLTKLSNLKVLSLVSLGLWGPLPAKINRLGSLEVLNISSNFIYGEIPSSIASLSNLTSLVLTGNLFNGSVPDLKSLVLLQELDLGDNHLGPEFPSLSNSLVSIQLSNNSLRSEIPSKLNNFAKLQQFDISSNKFLGPIPSFLFSLPSIQYLRLADNQLSGALPMNISCNDELKLVDVSHNLLIGKLSSCLASKSSNRTVFFSWNCLSGENPNYQHPYTFCHKEALAVKPPIKSKESSSMNLGLILCIIGGVVAIAGVLGLLIVVIIRRTEGRRGENNKFDRHFADIVPVRSSPRSNIDARRVTHTTRVATLGLPPYRVFALDEIEDATDNFDQSNLIGEGSQGQLYKGWLRDGSLVLVKCLKLKQKLLPQSLMQHMDVLSKLRHRHLVSILGHCTVTYQDHPNTASTVFVVLEHVPNGSLRDYLKDSRKKEMLKWPQRMAITIGVARGVQFLHTGIAPGIFGNNLKMDNVLLDDSLSAKISSYNIPLPFKVGSENPLRGQDNHLGSEIAEKEDIYQLGVILLEFITGQLTTSASEVNDLKLQLEFGLAESASQLRAATDPSFQGTFAYQSLKTTVGITLNCLCKDPSKRPSIEDVLWNLQYSIQVQEGWTSSGNLSTQM
- the LOC133868171 gene encoding probable LRR receptor-like serine/threonine-protein kinase At1g14390 isoform X1, with protein sequence MINPIIFFSLSIDLEFESLASQRMENFWVSFCFLFPALILAMHAPISIAQLPPSETRLLFRVQKLLEYPEALQGWTNWTSFCYLPPSPSLKIVCSNNRVTELTIAGNKSSPSNSAKPASGKFSVSQQTLSESFSIDSFFTVLTKLSNLKVLSLVSLGLWGPLPAKINRLGSLEVLNISSNFIYGEIPSSIASLSNLTSLVLTGNLFNGSVPDLKSLVLLQELDLGDNHLGPEFPSLSNSLVSIQLSNNSLRSEIPSKLNNFAKLQQFDISSNKFLGPIPSFLFSLPSIQYLRLADNQLSGALPMNISCNDELKLVDVSHNLLIGKLSSCLASKSSNRTVFFSWNCLSGENPNYQHPYTFCHKEALAVKPPIKSKESSSMNLGLILCIIGGVVAIAGVLGLLIVVIIRRTEGRRGENNKFDRHFADIVPVRSSPRSNIDARRVTHTTRVATLGLPPYRVFALDEIEDATDNFDQSNLIGEGSQGQLYKGWLRDGSLVLVKCLKLKQKLLPQSLMQHMDVLSKLRHRHLVSILGHCTVTYQDHPNTASTVFVVLEHVPNGSLRDYLKDSRKKEMLKWPQRMAITIGVARGVQFLHTGIAPGIFGNNLKMDNVLLDDSLSAKISSYNIPLPFKVGSENPLRGQDNHLGSSEIAEKEDIYQLGVILLEFITGQLTTSASEVNDLKLQLEFGLAESASQLRAATDPSFQGTFAYQSLKTTVGITLNCLCKDPSKRPSIEDVLWNLQYSIQVQEGWTSSGNLSTQM